Proteins found in one Paenibacillus dendritiformis genomic segment:
- a CDS encoding DUF2167 domain-containing protein, protein MKRWIHKGAAALIALVLLLGGAMPAAAEEEVQWVDGEGQQVQLDNGIASFKLEEGLMFLDGNNTRAWKKQIQSVPSEEEIGTVIPDDEDSTWIAIFEYTDSGYIEDSEKDNIDADALLDSYKEGTAEDNKEKDPSMHLFVDDWDVKPTYDADSNRLVWSLLAHNARNEKIINYNMRVLTRSGYISIILVSDPEHLQADRKELEQRVLSTFQVTAGKRYEDYDKSTDKKAEYGLTGLVLGGAGVAVAKKLGFLALLKKFWIVIVAAIVGVWRLITGKKKKQEEPAEAQNEMQNEIQSESVRDNNTPPPPAT, encoded by the coding sequence TTGAAACGATGGATTCATAAAGGCGCGGCAGCCCTGATTGCCCTTGTGCTGCTGCTCGGCGGAGCCATGCCCGCGGCAGCGGAGGAAGAAGTCCAATGGGTCGATGGCGAGGGACAGCAAGTTCAACTGGATAACGGAATCGCTTCATTTAAGCTGGAAGAGGGCTTGATGTTCCTGGACGGCAATAATACGAGGGCTTGGAAAAAGCAGATCCAGTCGGTGCCAAGCGAAGAAGAAATCGGCACAGTCATTCCTGATGACGAGGACTCGACCTGGATTGCGATTTTCGAATATACGGATTCCGGATATATCGAAGACAGCGAGAAAGACAACATTGACGCGGATGCCCTTCTTGACAGTTATAAGGAAGGAACGGCAGAGGATAATAAGGAAAAGGATCCGAGCATGCATCTGTTCGTCGATGACTGGGATGTCAAGCCAACCTATGATGCGGACAGCAACAGACTCGTCTGGTCACTGCTAGCGCATAATGCGCGGAATGAGAAAATTATTAACTACAATATGCGGGTATTGACGCGGAGCGGTTATATATCGATTATTCTCGTCTCCGATCCCGAGCATTTGCAGGCCGATCGGAAGGAACTGGAGCAGCGGGTGCTGTCTACTTTCCAGGTTACGGCAGGCAAGCGGTATGAAGACTACGACAAGTCGACGGACAAAAAAGCGGAGTACGGATTAACCGGACTTGTCCTGGGCGGTGCTGGTGTGGCCGTCGCCAAGAAGCTTGGTTTCCTTGCCCTGCTGAAGAAGTTCTGGATCGTCATTGTCGCGGCTATCGTCGGCGTATGGCGTCTCATCACCGGTAAGAAAAAGAAACAGGAAGAGCCGGCCGAGGCACAGAACGAGATGCAGAACGAGATTCAGAGCGAGTCGGTCCGGGACAACAATACACCGCCTCCGCCGGCAACGTGA
- a CDS encoding hybrid sensor histidine kinase/response regulator transcription factor, translating into MDRQRLSLPDRIAADRPWQWIDWSLFGLYLFWIATSAVYVAAFSAVVEDPKWPAVTLFLISSIVPLLFWRPSHIRAEWFIASEIIGFGSINLMMHFSSGEYLDNMVLATLLAGYLATTRSVRWSAPILILFPLIGLFSGKLSVPQAVDQSVNHFVLYGIGIGFNLLIHTQSRLKQLLHDNERQYRIIRQYAEQVERLTLQEERTRVAAELHDAIGHAHVSLVMGLETVQSAIVRDPAQAQQRLGLMLEHARDSFGSIRSHIHGMAPADGEELAAALRRMMEQLQENTGIAGTFAVEGERLPVPSSHQLLLIRCAQEAMTNAVKHGQARQVDCLLTYTKDEVAVCVRDDGRGTEQLEPGFGLSSMRERLQAYGGSLDIHSGRESGISIRCALPLPNMPHEKKERPRPVRILIADDEQLVRESLHFLFAQEDGIEVMGTAAHGKEVLAMLEREQPDVLLMDVRMPEMDGLACTREAKACFPQVKVILITTVDEVDLAVAAIEAGAEGYLLKSIHPRELLASVRMLYQGGTLVDQAMARTLIAEMKQLRQSEEEREAQDVPLHADAAEDPFGLTEREREVLDGLAQGLKYREIAERLYLSEGTVRNYISTLYAKLGVRDRQSAANVGREAGLLRDGG; encoded by the coding sequence ATGGATAGACAACGATTGTCACTGCCTGATCGGATTGCGGCCGATCGTCCGTGGCAGTGGATAGACTGGTCATTATTTGGATTGTACTTGTTCTGGATAGCGACAAGTGCCGTCTACGTGGCTGCGTTCTCTGCAGTGGTCGAGGATCCGAAGTGGCCGGCGGTAACGCTGTTCCTCATCTCCAGCATCGTTCCGCTGCTATTCTGGCGGCCGTCGCATATCCGGGCGGAATGGTTTATTGCCTCGGAAATAATCGGCTTCGGAAGCATCAATCTGATGATGCATTTCTCCTCCGGAGAGTATCTCGATAATATGGTGCTGGCAACGCTGCTGGCGGGGTATCTGGCAACGACGCGGTCCGTTCGTTGGTCAGCTCCCATTCTGATTTTGTTCCCGCTTATCGGGCTGTTCAGCGGCAAGTTGTCCGTGCCCCAAGCCGTCGATCAGAGCGTGAATCATTTTGTGCTGTACGGGATTGGCATCGGATTCAATCTCCTTATCCATACGCAATCGCGATTGAAGCAGCTGCTTCATGACAATGAGCGGCAGTACCGCATCATTCGGCAGTATGCCGAGCAGGTGGAGCGTCTTACGCTGCAGGAGGAACGCACGCGGGTGGCGGCGGAGCTGCATGACGCGATCGGACATGCCCATGTCTCGCTGGTGATGGGGCTGGAGACGGTTCAGTCGGCTATTGTGCGCGATCCCGCGCAGGCGCAGCAGCGGTTGGGCTTGATGCTGGAGCATGCGAGAGACAGCTTCGGCTCTATCCGCAGCCATATTCACGGTATGGCGCCGGCAGACGGGGAGGAGCTGGCGGCGGCGCTGCGCCGGATGATGGAGCAGCTGCAGGAGAACACCGGAATAGCGGGCACGTTCGCGGTGGAAGGGGAACGGCTGCCCGTCCCTTCTTCCCATCAGCTGCTGCTGATCCGCTGCGCCCAGGAAGCGATGACGAATGCGGTCAAGCATGGTCAGGCGAGGCAGGTGGACTGCCTGCTTACCTATACGAAGGATGAGGTTGCGGTGTGTGTCCGGGATGACGGACGGGGCACGGAGCAACTGGAGCCGGGCTTCGGCTTATCCTCGATGCGCGAGCGGCTGCAGGCTTATGGCGGTTCATTGGACATTCATTCCGGGCGAGAGTCCGGCATCTCCATTCGCTGTGCGCTGCCGCTGCCGAATATGCCTCACGAGAAGAAAGAGCGCCCGCGCCCGGTTCGCATTCTTATCGCCGATGACGAGCAGCTGGTGAGAGAAAGTCTTCATTTCCTGTTCGCCCAGGAAGACGGCATCGAGGTGATGGGTACGGCAGCTCATGGAAAAGAGGTTCTCGCCATGCTGGAGCGGGAGCAGCCCGATGTGCTGCTGATGGATGTCCGCATGCCCGAGATGGACGGTCTTGCCTGCACGAGGGAGGCGAAGGCCTGCTTTCCGCAGGTGAAGGTGATTCTAATTACGACCGTGGACGAGGTCGACTTAGCCGTCGCCGCGATCGAAGCCGGCGCGGAAGGATATTTGCTCAAATCAATTCATCCCCGGGAGCTGCTGGCGAGCGTGCGCATGCTGTATCAAGGAGGAACCTTGGTCGATCAGGCGATGGCGCGCACGCTGATCGCCGAGATGAAGCAGCTGCGGCAGTCAGAGGAGGAGCGGGAAGCGCAGGATGTTCCGCTTCATGCCGATGCGGCCGAGGACCCGTTCGGATTGACCGAGCGGGAACGCGAGGTGCTGGACGGATTGGCGCAAGGCTTGAAGTACCGGGAAATTGCCGAGCGGTTGTATTTGTCGGAGGGGACCGTGCGCAATTACATCTCCACGCTGTATGCGAAGCTCGGCGTCCGCGATCGCCAGTCGGCCGCGAACGTCGGGCGCGAGGCCGGACTGCTGCGGGACGGGGGATAG
- a CDS encoding DUF4358 domain-containing protein, producing MRKWLAVMIVLAIAVAGCTTKKEEAVQVPVADIMAKLKESAEFPPMAEEIDLKADADMAGKLHIDPAQLAEGRMLKAMINVKADEIIVLKAADEKYIEDLKKALEEEGAAQEQQWSTYLPDQHEIVKNRIIKQEGLYLALIISEKAEDIEKAFTAALKPDGK from the coding sequence ATGAGAAAATGGCTGGCGGTGATGATCGTACTTGCGATTGCTGTCGCGGGATGCACCACGAAAAAAGAAGAGGCTGTTCAAGTGCCTGTGGCCGATATTATGGCGAAATTAAAGGAAAGCGCGGAGTTCCCTCCCATGGCCGAGGAGATTGATCTGAAGGCCGATGCGGATATGGCCGGAAAGCTTCATATCGATCCGGCCCAATTGGCCGAGGGGCGGATGCTGAAGGCGATGATCAACGTCAAAGCGGACGAAATCATTGTGCTCAAAGCGGCAGATGAGAAATATATCGAAGATCTGAAAAAAGCGCTGGAAGAGGAAGGCGCGGCACAGGAACAGCAATGGAGCACCTACCTTCCTGATCAACACGAGATTGTCAAAAACCGGATCATCAAACAGGAAGGCCTTTATCTGGCGTTGATCATTTCGGAAAAAGCGGAAGATATCGAGAAAGCATTCACAGCAGCGCTGAAGCCGGACGGCAAGTAA
- a CDS encoding aminopeptidase → MTSATFEQNLKKYANLIVKVGVNVQPGQEVYVSASTEVAPLARLVAREAYEAGASNVHVDWIDEELSRLKYEKAADEMFTEYPEYEALKRNTFVDKRAAFIAIVSSNPDLLKGIDPKRIGSFQKASGQALDHYRKAVQSDKVSWTVVGAASADWAAKVFPDAGREEAVEKLWDAIFASVRLHADDPVQAWEEHNATLHKKVDILNGHHFHKLHYRAPGTDLTIELPDKHLWVGAGSTNEKEIPFMANMPTEEVFTVPQKEGVNGYVSSTKPLSYGGNLIDNFKLTFENGRIVQVEAEQGQEILQHLVDTDEGSHYLGEVALVPHHSPISESNILFYNTLFDENASNHLAIGSGYAFNIEGGKKMSREELDANGVNNSITHVDFMIGSGEMDIDGILKDGTVVPVFRNGNWAI, encoded by the coding sequence ATGACTTCAGCAACATTCGAACAGAATTTGAAAAAATATGCCAACCTCATCGTCAAGGTCGGTGTTAACGTGCAGCCGGGACAAGAAGTGTATGTATCGGCTTCTACCGAAGTCGCTCCGCTGGCCCGCCTGGTGGCGCGCGAAGCGTATGAAGCCGGCGCTTCCAACGTTCATGTCGATTGGATCGACGAAGAACTGTCCCGCTTGAAGTATGAAAAGGCCGCTGACGAAATGTTCACGGAGTACCCGGAATACGAGGCTTTGAAGCGGAATACGTTCGTCGACAAGCGCGCCGCCTTCATCGCTATCGTCTCATCCAACCCGGATCTGCTCAAAGGAATCGATCCGAAGCGCATCGGCAGCTTCCAGAAGGCTTCCGGCCAGGCGCTGGACCATTACCGCAAGGCGGTGCAATCGGATAAGGTCAGCTGGACGGTCGTCGGCGCAGCCAGCGCAGACTGGGCAGCCAAAGTATTCCCGGACGCGGGACGCGAAGAAGCGGTAGAGAAGCTGTGGGACGCGATTTTCGCTTCCGTGCGTCTCCATGCGGACGATCCGGTGCAAGCCTGGGAAGAGCATAATGCCACCTTACATAAAAAGGTCGATATCTTGAACGGCCATCATTTCCACAAGCTGCATTACCGCGCTCCGGGAACCGACCTGACTATCGAGCTTCCGGACAAGCATCTGTGGGTAGGCGCAGGCAGCACGAACGAGAAGGAGATCCCGTTCATGGCGAACATGCCGACGGAGGAAGTGTTCACCGTGCCGCAGAAGGAAGGCGTGAACGGATATGTGTCCAGCACGAAGCCGCTCAGCTACGGCGGCAATCTGATCGACAACTTCAAGCTCACGTTCGAGAACGGACGCATCGTCCAAGTTGAAGCCGAGCAAGGCCAGGAGATTTTGCAGCATCTGGTCGATACGGACGAAGGCTCGCATTACTTGGGCGAGGTGGCGCTTGTGCCGCATCATTCGCCGATTTCGGAGTCCAATATTTTGTTCTACAATACGCTGTTCGACGAAAATGCCTCCAACCACCTGGCCATCGGCAGCGGCTATGCCTTCAACATCGAAGGCGGCAAAAAAATGTCCCGCGAAGAGCTGGACGCGAACGGCGTCAACAACAGCATTACGCATGTTGACTTCATGATCGGCTCCGGCGAGATGGACATCGACGGCATCCTGAAGGATGGCACCGTGGTTCCGGTGTTCCGCAACGGCAACTGGGCCATCTAA
- a CDS encoding CPBP family intramembrane glutamic endopeptidase: protein MNDTIKALTYGAIVLLLGICFALLPQMNTLLYMMTPAIAALLMMFLVTGEGWRKPGWASLGLFRFGWTGMLPALVIPLAIMLLSYGTVWLAGLADVRIPGQFAGYPWSYSPLILFVTFLGNILTTSLGEELGWRGYWLPALVRAFGERRAYLINGFVHGLWHLPIMWLTGLYHSEQALWLASLMIVLSCMTLAPVIGSLRLRTDSVWPASVLHTAHNLSWNVLSGLTVASSPLVYYISGDNSILITLCYGMISLFVWARSGTERTGMASQSVVH from the coding sequence ATGAATGACACCATAAAAGCACTTACCTATGGCGCGATCGTACTGCTGCTCGGCATCTGCTTCGCCTTGCTGCCGCAGATGAACACACTGCTCTATATGATGACGCCGGCGATCGCCGCGCTTCTCATGATGTTCCTCGTTACCGGAGAGGGCTGGCGCAAGCCAGGCTGGGCAAGTCTTGGCCTGTTCCGCTTCGGCTGGACGGGAATGCTTCCGGCCCTGGTGATCCCCCTCGCCATCATGCTCCTGAGCTATGGCACCGTCTGGCTGGCCGGTCTCGCGGACGTCCGTATCCCCGGCCAGTTCGCCGGTTATCCATGGAGCTATTCCCCGCTCATCCTCTTCGTCACGTTCCTCGGAAATATTCTGACAACCTCGCTGGGCGAAGAATTGGGCTGGCGCGGATATTGGCTTCCAGCGCTAGTCCGGGCATTCGGGGAGCGTCGCGCCTATCTTATCAACGGCTTCGTCCACGGCCTATGGCATCTGCCGATCATGTGGCTGACCGGCCTGTATCATTCGGAGCAAGCGCTCTGGCTCGCTTCCCTCATGATTGTGCTCAGCTGCATGACCCTCGCTCCGGTTATCGGCAGCTTGAGGCTGCGCACGGACAGCGTCTGGCCGGCTTCTGTGCTGCATACGGCGCATAATCTGTCCTGGAATGTGCTGTCCGGCCTGACGGTTGCCAGCTCGCCGCTTGTCTACTACATTAGCGGGGATAATAGCATCCTGATTACGCTCTGTTATGGAATGATAAGTCTGTTCGTATGGGCACGCTCCGGAACGGAACGCACCGGAATGGCCTCCCAATCCGTCGTCCATTGA
- a CDS encoding DHHW family protein, whose translation MTNRRAVWLTAGFVAYIALLSLWSIAQPDRKLSEFENRTLQQFPSFSAAKLWDGRYTEQLGNYFADQFAARDAWVGLKSDLERVSGKTENRHVFFGKDDYLFERFRTPGAQYEANVNEIRRFAARHAGSPMHMLLVPYSQAVYADKLPAYAEATSYDTAEFIRGTYDALGSAVTPVSVLEALKQHKSDSVFFRTDHHWTMRGAYWGYAEFARAAGFEPIPLESMASRVISSSFYGTYYTKANNRHLPPDKLELLEQPLTPYTVCYSDASACSDSFYHMEALSVRDHYQVFFNGNHAWTTIETGAGTGRSIAIFKDSYANAFVPLLAQHYSSIHMIDLRFFHESVDDYLSRHNFDHILFLYGVKTVAEEDIFKWLN comes from the coding sequence ATGACCAACAGACGCGCCGTCTGGCTTACTGCCGGCTTTGTCGCCTATATCGCCTTGCTCAGTCTGTGGAGCATCGCGCAGCCGGACCGCAAGCTATCCGAGTTCGAGAACCGGACGCTGCAGCAGTTCCCTTCCTTCTCCGCCGCGAAGCTCTGGGATGGACGCTATACGGAGCAGTTAGGGAATTATTTCGCAGATCAATTCGCTGCCCGCGACGCTTGGGTCGGCCTCAAGTCGGATTTGGAGCGCGTTAGCGGCAAGACGGAGAATCGCCACGTCTTTTTCGGCAAAGACGATTATTTATTCGAGCGCTTCCGGACGCCAGGGGCACAGTACGAAGCCAATGTGAACGAGATCCGCCGGTTCGCCGCCCGGCATGCCGGCTCCCCGATGCATATGCTGCTCGTCCCTTATTCGCAAGCCGTATACGCCGACAAGCTTCCGGCATACGCCGAGGCGACCAGCTATGATACTGCGGAATTCATTCGCGGCACGTATGATGCGCTGGGCAGCGCTGTAACGCCCGTGTCCGTGTTGGAAGCACTGAAGCAGCACAAGTCCGATTCGGTCTTCTTCCGCACCGACCATCATTGGACGATGCGCGGCGCTTATTGGGGCTATGCGGAATTCGCCCGCGCGGCCGGCTTCGAGCCGATTCCGCTGGAGAGCATGGCATCCCGCGTCATTAGCAGCAGCTTTTACGGAACCTATTACACGAAGGCGAACAACCGCCATCTGCCTCCTGACAAGCTGGAGCTGCTGGAACAGCCGCTGACGCCCTATACGGTCTGTTATTCCGACGCCTCCGCTTGCTCGGATTCCTTCTATCATATGGAGGCGCTGTCCGTCCGTGATCATTATCAGGTATTCTTCAATGGCAACCACGCATGGACGACGATAGAGACCGGGGCCGGGACCGGCCGCAGCATTGCCATATTCAAAGATTCGTATGCCAATGCGTTCGTTCCGCTGCTCGCTCAGCACTATTCCAGCATCCATATGATTGACCTGCGTTTTTTCCATGAATCGGTAGACGACTATTTGTCCAGGCATAACTTCGATCACATTCTGTTCCTGTATGGCGTGAAGACGGTTGCGGAAGAGGATATTTTCAAATGGCTCAATTAA
- a CDS encoding MBOAT family O-acyltransferase: MVFSSIVFLFTFLPAALLLYYASPRRGKNAALLLISLLFYAWGEPVYIVLLLFSAVTDYANGLLIERFRGRTGLQRLTLIFSLAVNVGVLCFFKYADFLIQSLNGAFGTSIAPLDLPLPIGISFYTFQTMSYTIDVYRGRCKAQRSFIDFAAFVSMFPQLVAGPIVRYDEVEKQLTERSITLEQFGYGVRRFIIGLGKKVLLANNIGMLWDMSRSGIDDLTTAGAWMGIIAFAFQIYFDFSGYSDMAIGLGSMLGFRFPENFNYPYISASASEFWRRWHMTLGSWFRDYVYFPLGGSRTSKPRLLLNLFVVWFLTGLWHGASWNFVLWGLYFGLLIGLEKLFLGSWLERLWRPLRHAYLIAAALFGWVLFGLEDIASIANYMRTMLGLGDSALLNGTDMYNLRNYGLLLVILVISATPLAARVTALLQRRTSLQAAVSVADYALLAGMLLASTAYLIDGTYNPFLYFRF, from the coding sequence GTGGTATTTAGCTCGATCGTCTTTCTGTTTACGTTTCTCCCCGCGGCGCTGCTGCTCTACTATGCGTCTCCCCGGCGCGGGAAGAACGCGGCGCTCTTGCTTATCAGTCTTCTTTTCTATGCGTGGGGCGAGCCGGTATATATTGTGCTGCTGCTGTTCTCCGCTGTCACCGATTATGCGAACGGACTGCTGATCGAACGGTTCCGGGGCAGAACGGGGCTGCAGCGCCTCACGCTCATCTTCTCCCTCGCGGTGAATGTGGGCGTGCTTTGCTTTTTCAAATATGCCGATTTCCTGATCCAATCGCTGAACGGCGCATTCGGGACGTCGATCGCTCCCCTTGATCTGCCGCTTCCGATCGGGATCTCCTTCTATACGTTCCAGACGATGTCCTACACGATTGACGTATACCGCGGCCGATGCAAGGCGCAGCGCAGCTTTATTGATTTTGCCGCCTTCGTGTCGATGTTCCCTCAGCTTGTCGCCGGGCCTATCGTGCGCTACGACGAAGTGGAGAAGCAACTGACGGAGCGAAGCATCACACTGGAGCAGTTCGGATACGGGGTAAGGCGCTTTATTATCGGACTGGGCAAAAAGGTGCTGCTTGCCAACAATATCGGCATGCTGTGGGATATGAGCCGCAGCGGAATCGATGATCTGACGACGGCGGGCGCATGGATGGGAATCATCGCTTTCGCGTTCCAGATTTATTTCGACTTCAGCGGGTATTCCGATATGGCCATCGGACTGGGAAGCATGCTCGGCTTCCGCTTTCCGGAGAACTTCAACTATCCGTACATTTCCGCCAGCGCTTCGGAATTTTGGCGCCGCTGGCATATGACGCTTGGCTCCTGGTTCCGTGACTATGTCTATTTCCCGTTGGGCGGAAGCCGCACCAGCAAGCCGAGGCTCCTATTGAATCTGTTCGTCGTCTGGTTCCTGACCGGATTATGGCATGGCGCGAGCTGGAATTTTGTGTTGTGGGGGCTCTATTTCGGCCTGCTGATCGGATTGGAGAAGCTGTTCCTGGGCTCATGGCTGGAACGGTTATGGCGGCCACTCCGGCATGCCTACCTGATCGCGGCGGCCCTGTTCGGCTGGGTGCTGTTCGGACTCGAAGACATTGCTTCGATCGCGAACTATATGAGAACGATGCTTGGACTCGGAGACAGCGCTCTCCTTAACGGAACGGATATGTACAATCTGCGGAATTACGGCTTGCTGCTGGTCATCCTTGTCATCAGCGCGACGCCTCTCGCCGCCCGGGTGACCGCCCTGCTGCAGCGCCGGACCTCTCTGCAAGCCGCCGTCTCGGTTGCCGATTACGCGCTGCTAGCGGGAATGCTGCTCGCCAGTACCGCTTATTTGATTGACGGCACGTATAACCCCTTTCTCTATTTCCGGTTCTAA